One Primulina huaijiensis isolate GDHJ02 chromosome 8, ASM1229523v2, whole genome shotgun sequence genomic region harbors:
- the LOC140983258 gene encoding homeobox-leucine zipper protein ATHB-13-like isoform X2: MAFFHSNFMLHQDHDHHNRPSTSLAPLILPSCSPHEFHGVASLLGKRSSMSFSTGMDGCDEIMNMRDDELSDDGSLLGEKKRRLNMEQVKTLEKNFEQGNKLEPERKLQLARALGLQPRQIAIWFQNRRARWKTKQLEKDYELLKRQFEALKKENDSLQAHNQKLHAEILALKTREPTESINLNKETEGSCSNRSVNSSEIKLDISRNPAIDSPLAINPTTDKAFFPSSFRQSNGIAQFFQNNSRPEIDQVPKMDQAVKEESLCNMFCGMDDQTGFWPWLEQHHFN; encoded by the exons ATGGCGTTCTTCCACTCCAATTTCATGCTACATCAAGATCATGATCATCACAATCGTCCCTCCACTTCTCTTGCACCATTGATTCTTCCTTCATGTAGTCCCCACGAATTTCACG GTGTGGCTTCCCTGCTAGGGAAGAGATCATCAATGTCATTCTCGACAGGAATGGACGGCTGTGATGAGATCATGAACATGAGAGATGATGAGCTATCCGACGACGGATCGCTACTGGGGGAGAAAAAGAGGAGGCTGAACATGGAGCAAGTAAAGACTCTGGAGAAGAACTTTGAGCAAGGGAACAAGCTGGAGCCCGAAAGAAAGCTGCAGCTGGCCCGAGCCCTCGGGCTTCAGCCCAGACAGATTGCCATCTGGTTTCAGAACAGGAGAGCTAGATGGAAGACTAAGCAATTGGAAAAGGATTACGAACTTCTTAAGAGACAATTCGAAGCTCTCAAAAAAGAGAATGATTCCCTTCAAGCACATAATCAGAAACTTCATGCTGAG ATATTGGCACTGAAGACAAGGGAGCCAACAGAATCCATCAATCTCAACAAAGAAACAGAAGGTTCCTGCAGCAACAGAAGTGTAAACAGCTCAGAAATCAAACTTGATATTTCAAGAAATCCAGCAATTGACAGCCCATTAGCCATAAATCCCACCACAGACAAGGCCTTCTTCCCATCTTCATTTCGGCAAAGCAATGGAATTGCACAGTTCTTCCAGAACAATTCGAGACCCGAAATTGATCAGGTCCCGAAAATGGACCAAGCTGTGAAGGAAGAAAGCCTGTGCAATATGTTCTGCGGCATGGATGATCAGACAGGGTTTTGGCCATGGCTAGAGCAACACCATTTCAATTAA
- the LOC140983258 gene encoding homeobox-leucine zipper protein ATHB-13-like isoform X1, with translation MAFFHSNFMLHQDHDHHNRPSTSLAPLILPSCSPHEFHGVASLLGKRSSMSFSTGMDGCDEIMNMRDDELSDDGSLLGEKKRRLNMEQVKTLEKNFEQGNKLEPERKLQLARALGLQPRQIAIWFQNRRARWKTKQLEKDYELLKRQFEALKKENDSLQAHNQKLHAEFQDLQILALKTREPTESINLNKETEGSCSNRSVNSSEIKLDISRNPAIDSPLAINPTTDKAFFPSSFRQSNGIAQFFQNNSRPEIDQVPKMDQAVKEESLCNMFCGMDDQTGFWPWLEQHHFN, from the exons ATGGCGTTCTTCCACTCCAATTTCATGCTACATCAAGATCATGATCATCACAATCGTCCCTCCACTTCTCTTGCACCATTGATTCTTCCTTCATGTAGTCCCCACGAATTTCACG GTGTGGCTTCCCTGCTAGGGAAGAGATCATCAATGTCATTCTCGACAGGAATGGACGGCTGTGATGAGATCATGAACATGAGAGATGATGAGCTATCCGACGACGGATCGCTACTGGGGGAGAAAAAGAGGAGGCTGAACATGGAGCAAGTAAAGACTCTGGAGAAGAACTTTGAGCAAGGGAACAAGCTGGAGCCCGAAAGAAAGCTGCAGCTGGCCCGAGCCCTCGGGCTTCAGCCCAGACAGATTGCCATCTGGTTTCAGAACAGGAGAGCTAGATGGAAGACTAAGCAATTGGAAAAGGATTACGAACTTCTTAAGAGACAATTCGAAGCTCTCAAAAAAGAGAATGATTCCCTTCAAGCACATAATCAGAAACTTCATGCTGAG TTTCAAGATTTGCAGATATTGGCACTGAAGACAAGGGAGCCAACAGAATCCATCAATCTCAACAAAGAAACAGAAGGTTCCTGCAGCAACAGAAGTGTAAACAGCTCAGAAATCAAACTTGATATTTCAAGAAATCCAGCAATTGACAGCCCATTAGCCATAAATCCCACCACAGACAAGGCCTTCTTCCCATCTTCATTTCGGCAAAGCAATGGAATTGCACAGTTCTTCCAGAACAATTCGAGACCCGAAATTGATCAGGTCCCGAAAATGGACCAAGCTGTGAAGGAAGAAAGCCTGTGCAATATGTTCTGCGGCATGGATGATCAGACAGGGTTTTGGCCATGGCTAGAGCAACACCATTTCAATTAA
- the LOC140983658 gene encoding transcription factor PRE3-like, whose translation MSSRRSRSNQSGVSRISEDQIADLVSKLQQLIPEIRNSRPSDKVPASKVLQETCNYIRNLHREIDDLSDRLSELLESSDSAQAAIIRTLLM comes from the exons ATGTCAAGCAGAAGATCACGTTCGAATCAATCCGGAGTTTCGAGGATAAGTGAGGATCAGATTGCCGATCTTGTCTCCAAACTGCAGCAGCTTATCCCTGAAATTCGCAACAGCCGCCCCTCCGACAAG GTCCCGGCTTCGAAGGTGTTGCAAGAGACTTGCAACTACATTAGGAACTTACACAGAGAAATTGATGACCTGAGCGATCGATTGTCGGAGCTTTTGGAATCATCCGACAGTGCTCAAGCGGCCATTATTCGGACCTTGCTAATGTGA